Proteins encoded in a region of the Globicephala melas chromosome 1, mGloMel1.2, whole genome shotgun sequence genome:
- the TAS1R1 gene encoding LOW QUALITY PROTEIN: taste receptor type 1 member 1 (The sequence of the model RefSeq protein was modified relative to this genomic sequence to represent the inferred CDS: inserted 2 bases in 1 codon; substituted 3 bases at 3 genomic stop codons), producing MLLWGARFIGLQLFLSCCWAFSCHGTASSSDFSLPGDYLLAGQFPLHSDHLGVRCRPTVTFCDRPSTFNGHGYHLFQAMQFGIEEINNSTALLPNVTLGYKPYDGCSESANVFATLSPPGTRYVESQGDPAHYSPAIVAVIGPDASNYVATTAALLSPFLMPLISCSDASSVMLSVKRLCPSFLRTIPSDKRQVEILMLPSRRFGWVWISMVGSEGDYGQLGVQALEDQATQQGICVAFKDTVPFSTQPGDERMQSVIHCLARARTAVVVVFSGRQLARVFFESVVLAKLTAEVWIASEDWAISRHISNVPGIWGNGTVLGVAIPQRRVPGLKEFEEPYVWADKGALGPCLRGSWCSSNQLCRECWAFTAQKMPTLGAFSVSSAYNTYQAVXAVAHSLHQLLGCASGVCSRGWVYPWQLLEQILKVNFLLQKDIVTFKDNGDPLSSYNXAWGWSGPNWTFRVVGSSFWSPVWLDINTIKIRWHGKDNWVPQSVCSSDCPEGDQRVIMGFHHCCFECVLCESGTFLNKSDPYSCQPCGKEEWAPERSQTCFPCTVVFLTWHEPISWVLLAANTQLLLLVAGTAGLFAWHLDTPVVRSAGGRLCFLMLGSLAGGSCGHYGFFGEPTLPTCLLREGLFALGFAIFLSCLTIRSFQLVFIFKFSAKVPTSFRAWVQNHSAGPLVVISSTTQLLICLTWLAVWTPLPPREYQPFPQLAVLNXTEANLPGFMLAFAYNGLLXVSAFACSYLGKDLPENYSEVKCVTFSLLLNFMSWIASFTMASVYQGKHLPTVNMLAKTSSLSGGFSGYFLPKCYAILCRPDLNSTEHFQASTQDHTRRCGST from the exons ATGTTACTCTGGGGGGCGCGCTTCATCGGCCTGCAGCTTTTCCTCTCCTGCTGCTGGGCTTTCAGCTGCCACGGCACCGCGTCCTCCTCTGACTTCAGCCTCCCTGGGGATTACCTGCTTGCGGGCCAGTTTCCTCTCCACAGTGACCATCTAGGGGTGAGATGCAGACCCACAGTGACCTTCTGTGACAG GCCTAGCACCTTCAATGGCCACGGCTACCACCTCTTCCAGGCCATGCAGTTTGGCATCGAGGAGATAAACAACTCCACCGCCCTGCTGCCCAACGTCACCCTGGGGTACAAGCCGTACGACGGGTGCTCGGAGTCAGCCAACGTGTTTGCCACGCTGAGCCCGCCAGGGACGCGCTACGTGGAGAGCCAAGGAGACCCTGCCCACTACTCCCCTGCGATTGTGGCGGTGATTGGGCCCGACGCCAGCAACTATGTTGCCACCACTGCAGCCCTGCTGAGCCCCTTCCTGATGCCCCTGATAAGCTG CTCTGATGCCAGCAGCGTGATGCTCAGCGTGAAGCGGCTCTGCCCCTCTTTCCTGCGCACCATCCCAAGTGATAAGCGCCAGGTGGAGATCTTGATGCTGCCGTCTCGGAGGTTCGGGTGGGTCTGGATCTCCATGGTGGGCAGTGAAGGTGACTACGGGCAGCTAGGGGTGCAGGCGCTGGAGGACCAGGCCACCCAGCAGGGCATCTGCGTTGCCTTCAAGGACACTGTGCCTTTCTCTACCCAGCCGGGCGATGAGAGGATGCAGAGCGTGATACACTGCCTGGCCCGAGCGAGGACCGCGGTCGTGGTCGTTTTCTCCGGCAGGCAGCTGGCCAGGGTGTTCTTTGAGTCCGTGGTGCTGGCCAAGCTGACTGCCGAGGTGTGGATCGCCTCAGAAGACTGGGCCATCTCCAGACACATCAGCAACGTGCCTGGGATCTGGGGCAACGGCACAGTGCTGGGTGTGGCCATCCCACAGAGGCGTGTCCCCGGCCTGAAGGAGTTTGAAGAGCCCTATGTCTGGGCAGACAAAGGAGCCCTTGGGCCTTGCCTCAGGGGCTCCTGGTGCAGCAGCAACCAGCTCTGTAGAGAGTGCTGGGCTTTCACGGCACAGAAGATGCCCACACTTGGAGCATTCTCCGTGAGCTCCGCCTACAACACGTACCAGGCTGTCTAGGCCGTGGCTCACAGCCTCCACCAGCTCCTGGGCTGCGCCTCTGGAGTCTGTTCCAGAGGCTGGGTCTACCCCTGGCAG CTTCTGGAGCAGATCCTCAAGGTGAATTTCCTTTTACAAAAGGACATTGTGACATTTAAGGACAATGGCGACCCCCTCAGCAGTTATAA TGCCTGGGGCTGGAGTGGCCCCAACTGGACCTTCAGGGTCGTCGGCTCCTCCTTTTGGTCTCCAGTTTGGCTAGACATAAATACGATCAAAATCCGGTGGCATGGAAAGGACAACTGG GTGCCTCAGTCTGTGTGTTCCAGCGACTGTCCTGAAGGGGACCAGAGAGTGATCATGGGCTTCCACCACTGCTGCTTCGAGTGTGTGCTCTGTGAGTCCGGGACCTTCCTCAACAAGAGTG ACCCCTACAGCTGCCAACCTTGTGGGAAAGAAGAGTGGGCACCCGAGAGAAGCCAGACCTGCTTCCCATGCACCGTGGTGTTTCTGACTTGGCATGAGCCCATCTCTTGGGTGCTCCTGGCAGCTAATACGCAGCTGCTGCTGCTCGTGGCTGGGACTGCTGGCCTGTTTGCCTGGCACCTAGACACGCCTGTGGTGAGGTCGGCTGGAGGCCGGCTGTGCTTCCTCATGCTGGGCTCCCTGGCGGGGGGCAGCTGCGGCCACTATGGCTTCTTTGGGGAGCCCACTCTGCCCACATGCCTGCTGCGCGAAGGCCTCTTTGCCCTTGGTTTTGCCATCTTCCTGTCCTGCCTGACGATCCGCTCCTTCCAACTTGTGTTCATCTTCAAGTTTTCTGCCAAGGTACCCACCTCCTTCCGTGCGTGGGTCCAAAACCACAGTGCTGGCCCGTTGGTGGTGATCAGCTCAACAACCCAGCTGCTTATCTGTCTAACGTGGCTTGCGGTGTGGACCCCACTGCCTCCCAGGGAATACCAGCCCTTCCCTCAGCTGGCGGTGCTTAACTAAACAGAGGCTAACCTACCGGGCTTCATGCTGGCTTTCGCCTACAATGGCCTCCTCTAGGTCAGCGCCTTTGCCTGCAGCTACCTGGGCAAGGACCTGCCAGAGAACTACAGCGAGGTCAAATGTGTCACCTTCAGCCTGCTCCTCAACTTCATGTCCTGGATCGCCTCCTTCACCATGGCCAGTGTCTACCAGGGCAAGCACCTGCCTACGGTCAACATGCTGGCCAAGACGAGCAGCCTGAGTGGCGGCTTCAGCGGTTATTTCCTCCCCAAGTGCTATGCGATCCTGTGCCGCCCAGATCTCAACAGCACCGAGCACTTCCAGGCCTCCACCCAGGACCACACCAGGCGCTGTGGCTCCACCTGA
- the NOL9 gene encoding polynucleotide 5'-hydroxyl-kinase NOL9: MADSLLLFKRGPSRSTWLRARKARQHLILSYRPRRRLGRLRWRSRRRFRRRLLQAQAAGVDWREGGCLVSRAAAPRRHKTAAPSPRPPEDPAPSCSAILPIPPVRSAGSGRAVLLLPLGQGFTFSGICRVTCLYGQVQVFGFTISQGQPAQNVFSTYTHCRLTINAVHYSVHEKSKKEMKREARSLLRSYLNQDDRYCLMKNFSPLCSILLLERLKTSTVNFIISHPGLSYVFVQEIPTFQINSEYFALKSVGIRRERKKNGLRLTESAFSVMEELVSISCEEADGCPVILVCGSQDIGKSTFIRYLINQLLNSIPCIDYLECDLGQTEFTPPGCVSLLNVTEPVLGPPFTHQRTPQKMVYYGKPSCKNSFENYIEIIKYVFGSYKRESPLIVNTMGWVADEGLLLLIDLIRLLSPSHVVQFSSDRGRYMPDLSPSYVDNMDGLYTKSTSKVRNRGFHLAEFADSLEFADEEKENPLLFTGFKLMSVKSEFVSGKTPRNRESHNKVLRELAVLSYLGQLQPPVPKPLCPLHGLTPYQVPFNAVALRIIHADVAPTHILYAVNASWVGLCKILDDVRGYASGPILLAQTPICDCLGFGICRGIDMEKRLYHILTPVPPEELRNVNCLLVGTISIPQCVLKSQRGLEGTIPYITTDYNFKLPGASEKIGAREIEETRKEKLHPKPKFYRKTN, from the exons ATGGCCGACTCGCTGCTGCTGTTTAAGAGGGGTCCTTCTCGCTCCACGTGGCTGCGGGCCCGCAAGGCCCGGCAGCACCTCATCCTCAGCTATCGGCCCCGCCGCCGGCTCGGGAGGCTGCGCTGGCGCAGCCGAAGGCGCTTTCGGCGGCGACTGCTGCAGGCCCAGGCGGCCGGCGTGGACTGGCGGGAGGGCGGCTGTCTGGTGTCGCGTGCGGCGGCGCCCCGGAGGCACAAGACCGcggcccccagcccccgcccgcccgagGATCCGGCCCCGAGTTGTTCCGCGATCCTCCCCATCCCGCCTGTGCGGTCGGCCGGCTCGGGCCGCGCCGTGTTGCTGCTGCCGCTGGGGCAG gGCTTTACTTTTAGCGGGATCTGTCGTGTGACCTGCCTCTATGGCCAGGTGCAGGTGTTTGGTTTTACCATCAGCCAAGGCCAACCTGCCCAAAACGTCTTCTCTACCTATACCCACTGTCGCCTGACTATCAATGCAGTTCATTACTCAGTGCATGAGAAAAGCAAGAAGGAGATGAAAAGGGAAGCCCGAAGTTTGCTCAGATCTTATCTGAACCAAG ATGACAGATACTGTTTGATGAAgaatttttctcctctgtgttcCATTCTGTTGCTGGAACGTCTGAAAACCTCCACTGTGAACTTCATAATCAGCCATCCAGGTTTATCTTACGTTTTCGTACAAGAG ATTCCAACTTTCCAGATTAACTCTGAGTATTTCGCCTTGAAATCTGTCGGcattagaagagagagaaaaaaaaacggcCTTCGTTTAACCGAGAGTGCCTTTTCAGTCATGGAAGAGTTAGTCAGCATTTCTTGTG AAGAAGCAGACGGCTGCCCTGTCATTCTGGTTTGTGGCTCTCAGGACATTGGAAAGTCAACATTTATTAGATACCTGATTAACCAGTTGTTAAATAG TATACCCTGCATTGACTACTTGGAATGTGATCTGGGGCAGACAGAATTCACTCCACCAGGTTGCGTTTCTCTACTTAACGTTACAGAACCGGTTCTAG GACCACCTTTCACCCACCAGAGGACACCCCAGAAAATGGTCTATTATGGGAAGCCTTCTTGTAAAAACAGCTTTGAAAATTATATTGAGATAATAAAGTATGTGTTCGGCTCCTACAAGAGAGAGTCCCCTCTTATCGTCAACACGATGGGCTGGGTGGCAG ACGAGGGTCTCCTGCTTCTTATTGACCTGATCCGACTGCTGTCGCCCAGCCACGTCGTTCAGTTCAGCTCCGACCGGGGTAGGTACATGCCAGACCTCAGCCCAAGCTACGTGGACAACATGGACGGCTTGTACACAAAGAGCACGTCCAAAGTCAGAAACAGAGGGTTCCACCTGGCAGAATTTGCAGACAGTTTAGAATTTGCTGACGAAGAAAAGGAGAATCCACTTCTGTTTACTGGATTCAAACTGATGTCCGTTAAGTCGGAGTTTGTGTCTGGAAAAACTCCAAGAAATAG AGAATCACATAACAAAGTCCTTCGCGAGTTGGCAGTGCTGAGTTACCTTGGCCAGCTGCAGCCCCCAGTGCCAAAGCCACTGTGTCCCTTACATGGTCTGACACCCTATCAG GTCCCTTTCAATGCCGTGGCACTCCGGATTATCCACGCTGATGTCGCTCCTACCCACATATTATACGCTGTGAACGCCAGCTGGGTTGGGCTTTGCAAGATCCTGGATGATGTCAGAGGATACGCAAGTGGGCCCATCCTGCTTGCCCAGACGCCCATCTGTGATTGTTTGGGGTTTG gaatttgtagAGGGATCGACATGGAGAAGAGGCTTTACCACATCCTCACTCCTGTGCCCCCGGAAGAGCTAAGAAACGTGAACTGTCTGCTGGTTGGAACCATTTCCATTCCACAGTGTGTTCTCAAGAGCCAG CGTGGGCTCGAAGGGACAATACCTTACATCACAACAGATTATAATTTTAAACTTCCTGGAGCATCAGAGAAAATTGGAgcaagagaaattgaggaaacacgtAAAGAGAAATTACACCCCAAACCTAAATTCTATCGAAAAACAAACTGA